In a single window of the Neisseria subflava genome:
- a CDS encoding oligopeptide:H+ symporter yields MSGQKLSSAEKTFFGHPLQLSTLFHIELWERFSFYGMQGILLIYLYYAANQGGLGMDKALAGGIVGAYGGSVYLSTILGAWLADRIWGAERTLFIAGIVVMTGHILLAIVPGLMGLLLGLVFIALGSGGVKSSAGSMVGSLYERDDLRELRDAGFSIFYISINIGGFLGPLLTGILQDRMGFHYGFGAAAVGMAFGLLWYSRGRKNLPHTPAPNPLRPEKIQTAIAVGVLLVLVLGSVIASGALNLENFSRWLLGVVIITVIAYFARLLGSSQVEAANKRYIMAYIPLFLTICMFWAVWFQVYTVATVYFDETVDRTFFGFTVPVSWKDSIQAMWVVLFSGVMAAVWTKMGKRQPKTPLKFALAMLITGVSYLCFIPYISSETPMPIIVFMLVLLAITIGELMLSPISLSFSTKIAPSMFKTQMVALNFLALSIGFTLGGVLFKDYYNAQSPLDFYWMLATIGAVTCGILLVLTPVLNRMLKGVD; encoded by the coding sequence ATGTCCGGTCAAAAGCTGTCTTCTGCCGAGAAAACTTTCTTCGGTCATCCTTTGCAATTATCCACCCTATTCCATATTGAGCTGTGGGAACGTTTTTCCTTCTACGGTATGCAGGGCATCCTGCTGATTTATCTGTATTACGCCGCGAATCAAGGCGGTTTGGGTATGGATAAGGCTTTGGCCGGCGGTATCGTTGGCGCATACGGCGGCAGCGTTTACCTGTCCACTATTCTCGGCGCATGGTTGGCCGACCGCATTTGGGGCGCGGAACGTACCCTGTTTATTGCCGGTATCGTCGTGATGACCGGCCATATTTTATTGGCGATTGTGCCGGGTTTGATGGGATTGCTGTTGGGCTTGGTGTTTATCGCACTGGGCAGCGGCGGCGTGAAATCGTCTGCCGGTTCGATGGTCGGCTCTTTGTATGAACGGGACGACCTGCGCGAATTGCGTGATGCCGGTTTCTCCATTTTCTATATTTCCATCAATATCGGCGGTTTCTTAGGCCCTTTGTTGACCGGTATTTTGCAAGACAGAATGGGATTCCATTACGGTTTCGGCGCGGCGGCCGTCGGTATGGCATTTGGCCTGCTGTGGTATTCGCGCGGCCGTAAAAACCTGCCGCATACGCCGGCTCCGAATCCGTTGCGCCCTGAAAAGATACAGACTGCAATAGCTGTCGGTGTGTTGCTGGTTTTGGTGTTGGGCAGCGTGATTGCTTCCGGCGCGCTTAATCTTGAGAATTTTTCACGCTGGCTCTTGGGCGTGGTCATTATCACTGTTATCGCTTATTTTGCACGCCTGCTGGGCAGCAGCCAGGTTGAGGCGGCCAATAAACGTTACATCATGGCCTATATTCCGTTGTTTTTGACCATTTGTATGTTCTGGGCGGTTTGGTTTCAGGTGTACACCGTTGCAACGGTTTATTTCGACGAAACGGTTGACCGTACTTTCTTCGGCTTTACCGTGCCTGTTTCATGGAAAGATTCGATACAGGCCATGTGGGTGGTTCTCTTTTCCGGCGTGATGGCGGCGGTGTGGACGAAAATGGGCAAACGCCAACCTAAAACGCCGTTGAAATTTGCGCTGGCCATGTTGATAACCGGTGTCTCTTATTTGTGTTTCATTCCGTATATTTCATCCGAGACCCCGATGCCGATTATCGTGTTTATGCTGGTGTTGCTGGCGATTACGATAGGTGAGTTGATGCTGTCGCCGATTTCGCTGTCGTTTTCCACTAAAATCGCACCGAGCATGTTTAAAACACAAATGGTTGCGTTGAATTTCTTAGCATTGTCCATCGGCTTTACCTTGGGCGGAGTGTTGTTTAAAGACTACTACAATGCTCAGTCGCCATTGGATTTCTACTGGATGCTGGCCACCATCGGCGCAGTAACCTGCGGTATCCTGCTGGTACTTACCCCGGTATTGAACCGCATGCTCAAAGGTGTCGATTGA
- the nuoH gene encoding NADH-quinone oxidoreductase subunit NuoH translates to MQEWFQNLFAATLGLGDLGITVGLVVSVIVKIVIILIPLILTVAYLTYFERKVIGFMQLRVGPNVTGPWGLIQPFADVFKLLFKEVTRPKLSNKALFYIGPIMSLAPSFAAWAVIPFNEEWVLTNINIGLLYILMITSLSVYGVIIAGWASNSKYSFLGAMRASAQSISYEIAMSAALVCVVMVSGSMNFSDIVAAQAKGIAGGSVFSWNWLPLFPIFIVYLISAVAETNRAPFDVAEGESEIVAGHHVEYSGFAFALFFLAEYIFMILIAALTSLMFLGGWLSPFPQSWGFIGTPSAFWMFVKMAAVLYWYLWIRATFPRYRYDQIMRLGWKVLIPIGFAYIVILGVWMISPLNLWK, encoded by the coding sequence ATGCAAGAATGGTTCCAAAACCTCTTTGCCGCAACGCTCGGTCTGGGCGATTTGGGTATCACCGTAGGTTTGGTGGTATCCGTCATCGTCAAAATTGTGATTATCCTGATTCCGCTGATTCTGACCGTTGCCTACCTGACGTATTTCGAACGTAAAGTCATCGGCTTTATGCAGCTTCGCGTCGGCCCGAACGTGACCGGCCCGTGGGGTCTAATTCAGCCGTTTGCCGACGTGTTCAAACTCTTGTTTAAAGAGGTAACCCGTCCGAAGCTGTCAAACAAAGCCTTATTCTACATCGGCCCGATTATGTCGCTTGCTCCGTCTTTTGCGGCATGGGCAGTGATTCCGTTCAACGAAGAATGGGTGCTGACCAACATCAATATCGGCCTTTTGTACATCCTGATGATTACCTCGCTGTCGGTTTACGGCGTGATCATCGCGGGCTGGGCTTCCAACTCCAAATATTCGTTCTTGGGCGCAATGCGTGCTTCCGCGCAAAGCATTTCCTACGAGATTGCCATGAGTGCCGCGCTGGTGTGCGTCGTGATGGTGTCGGGCAGCATGAACTTCTCCGACATCGTTGCCGCACAAGCCAAAGGTATTGCCGGCGGTTCGGTATTCTCTTGGAACTGGCTGCCGCTTTTCCCTATCTTCATCGTCTATCTGATTTCCGCCGTTGCCGAAACCAACCGCGCACCGTTTGACGTAGCAGAGGGCGAGTCCGAAATCGTTGCCGGTCACCACGTTGAATACTCCGGCTTCGCATTCGCGCTGTTCTTCCTTGCCGAATACATTTTCATGATTCTGATTGCCGCGTTGACATCGCTGATGTTCCTCGGCGGCTGGTTGTCTCCGTTCCCGCAAAGCTGGGGCTTTATCGGTACGCCTTCTGCATTTTGGATGTTCGTGAAAATGGCGGCGGTGCTGTACTGGTATCTGTGGATCCGTGCAACCTTCCCACGCTACCGTTACGACCAAATCATGCGTTTGGGCTGGAAAGTGCTGATTCCGATCGGCTTCGCCTACATCGTGATTTTGGGCGTGTGGATGATTTCACCGCTGAATTTGTGGAAATAA
- the nuoE gene encoding NADH-quinone oxidoreductase subunit NuoE has translation MLSAESLKQIDIELAKYPADQRRSAIMGALRIAQTEKGWLAPEIIAFVADYIGISPAQAYEVATFYNMYDLEPVGKYKLTVCTNLPCALRGGMATGEYLKQKLGIGYGETTPDGKFTLVEGECMGACGDAPVMLVNNHSMCSFMTEEAIDKKLAELK, from the coding sequence ATGTTATCCGCAGAATCCTTAAAACAAATTGATATTGAGTTGGCAAAATACCCTGCAGACCAACGCCGCTCCGCCATTATGGGCGCATTGCGTATTGCCCAGACCGAAAAAGGCTGGCTCGCTCCCGAGATCATCGCTTTTGTCGCAGACTATATCGGCATCTCGCCTGCACAAGCCTACGAAGTCGCTACTTTCTACAATATGTACGACCTTGAGCCTGTCGGCAAATACAAACTGACCGTTTGTACCAACCTGCCCTGCGCCCTGCGCGGCGGTATGGCTACCGGCGAATACCTCAAACAAAAACTCGGTATCGGCTACGGCGAAACCACGCCTGACGGTAAATTTACCCTTGTCGAAGGCGAATGCATGGGCGCATGCGGCGACGCTCCGGTTATGCTGGTCAACAACCACAGCATGTGCAGCTTTATGACCGAAGAAGCAATTGACAAGAAACTTGCCGAACTGAAATAA
- the nuoD gene encoding NADH dehydrogenase (quinone) subunit D gives MANKLRNYTINFGPQHPAAHGVLRMILELEGETIVRADPHIGLLHRGTEKLAETKTYLQALPYMDRLDYVSMMVNEQAYCLAVEKLAGIDVPIRAQYIRVMFAEVTRILNHLMGIGSHAFDIGAMTAILYAFRDREELMDLYEAVSGARMHAAYFRPGGVYRDLPDFMPKYESSKFRNAKVLKQLNESREGTMLDFIDAFCERFPKNIDTLETLLTDNRIWKQRTVGIGVVSPERAMQKGFTGVMLRGSGVEWDVRKTQPYEVYDKMDFDIPVGVNGDCYDRYLCRMEEMRQSVRIIKQCSEWLHVNPGPVITTNHKFAPPKRTEMKTGMEDLIHHFKLFTEGMHVPEGETYTAVEHPKGEFGVYIISDGANKPYRLKIRAPGFAHLQGMDEMAKGHMLADVVAIIGTQDIVFGEVDR, from the coding sequence GTGGCCAATAAATTAAGAAACTACACCATCAACTTCGGCCCGCAACACCCTGCGGCGCACGGCGTATTGCGTATGATTTTGGAGTTGGAGGGCGAAACCATCGTCCGCGCCGACCCACATATCGGCCTCCTGCACCGCGGTACTGAAAAACTGGCTGAAACCAAAACCTATCTGCAAGCCCTGCCCTATATGGACCGCTTGGACTACGTTTCCATGATGGTCAACGAGCAGGCGTATTGCTTGGCAGTAGAAAAACTTGCCGGTATCGATGTGCCTATCCGCGCCCAATACATCCGCGTGATGTTCGCCGAAGTAACGCGCATCCTCAATCACTTGATGGGCATCGGTTCGCACGCCTTCGACATCGGCGCGATGACCGCCATCCTTTACGCCTTCCGCGACCGCGAAGAGCTGATGGACTTGTACGAAGCCGTTTCCGGCGCGCGTATGCACGCCGCCTACTTCCGTCCCGGCGGCGTTTACCGCGACCTGCCCGATTTCATGCCTAAATACGAGAGCAGCAAATTCCGTAATGCCAAAGTATTGAAGCAGCTCAACGAATCCCGCGAAGGCACCATGCTCGACTTCATCGATGCCTTCTGCGAACGTTTCCCGAAAAACATCGACACACTCGAAACCCTCCTGACCGACAACCGCATTTGGAAACAGCGTACCGTCGGCATCGGCGTCGTCTCTCCTGAGCGCGCCATGCAAAAAGGCTTTACCGGCGTCATGTTGCGCGGTTCCGGCGTAGAATGGGACGTGCGTAAGACACAGCCTTACGAAGTGTACGACAAAATGGATTTCGACATCCCCGTCGGCGTCAATGGCGACTGCTACGACCGTTACCTCTGCCGTATGGAAGAAATGCGTCAATCCGTGCGCATCATCAAACAATGCTCCGAGTGGTTGCATGTCAATCCGGGTCCGGTCATTACCACAAACCACAAATTCGCTCCGCCCAAACGTACCGAAATGAAAACAGGTATGGAAGACCTGATTCACCATTTCAAACTCTTTACCGAGGGTATGCACGTTCCTGAGGGCGAGACCTACACCGCTGTCGAACATCCGAAAGGCGAGTTCGGCGTTTACATCATTTCAGACGGCGCAAACAAACCCTACCGCCTGAAAATCCGCGCACCCGGCTTCGCCCATCTGCAAGGCATGGACGAAATGGCAAAAGGCCACATGCTGGCCGACGTCGTTGCCATCATCGGTACGCAGGACATCGTATTCGGGGAGGTTGACCGATAA
- the nuoG gene encoding NADH-quinone oxidoreductase subunit NuoG gives MLQIEIDGKQVSVEQGATVIEAAHKLGTYIPHFCYHKKLSIAANCRMCLVDVEKAPKPLPACATPVTDGMIVRTHSAKAREAQEGVMEFLLINHPLDCPTCDQGGECQLQDLAMGYGKTTSRYTEEKRSVVGKDMGPLVSAEEMSRCIHCTRCVRFTEEIAGVQEIAMANRGEHSEIMPFIGKAVETELSGNVIDLCPVGALTSKPFRFNARTWELNRRKSVSAHDALGSNLIVQTKDHTVRRVLPLENEAINECWLSDRDRFAYEGLYHESRLKNPKIKQGGEWMDVDWKTALEYVRSAIECIAKDGNQNQVGIWANPMNTVEELYLAKKLADGLGVKNFATRLRQQDKRLSDGLKGAQWLGQSIESLADNDAVLVVGANLRKEQPLLTARLRRAAKDRMALSVLSSSKEELFMPLLSQEAAHPDEWAGRLKNLSVNAEHAVTASLKNAEKAAVILGAEVQNHPDYAAIYAAAQELADATGAVLGILPQAANSVGADVLNVNSGESVTEMANAPKQAVLLLNVEPEIDTADGAKAVAALKQAKSVMAFTPFVSETLLDVCDVLLPIAPFTETSGSFINMEGRLQSFHGVVQGFGDSRPMWKVLRVLGNLFDLKGFEYHDTAAILKDALDVESLPSKLDNRSTWTEEGIQTASDRLVRVGGVGIYHTDSIVRRSAPLQETSHAAVPAARVNPNTLARLGLQDGQTAVAKQNGASVSVAVKADAGLPENVVHLPLHTENAALGALMDTIELAGA, from the coding sequence ATGTTACAAATCGAAATCGACGGCAAACAGGTATCTGTGGAGCAGGGCGCGACGGTAATTGAAGCCGCGCACAAGCTCGGTACTTATATCCCGCATTTCTGTTACCACAAAAAACTTTCCATCGCTGCCAACTGCCGTATGTGTTTGGTGGACGTGGAAAAAGCCCCCAAACCCCTGCCCGCCTGTGCCACGCCGGTTACAGACGGCATGATTGTGCGTACGCATTCGGCAAAAGCCCGAGAGGCGCAAGAAGGCGTGATGGAGTTCCTGCTCATCAACCATCCGCTTGATTGTCCGACCTGTGACCAAGGTGGCGAATGCCAGTTGCAGGATTTGGCGATGGGCTACGGCAAAACCACCAGCCGTTATACCGAAGAAAAACGTTCCGTCGTCGGCAAGGATATGGGTCCTTTGGTTTCCGCCGAGGAAATGAGCCGTTGTATCCACTGTACCCGTTGCGTCCGTTTCACTGAAGAAATCGCCGGCGTGCAAGAAATCGCCATGGCCAACCGCGGTGAACACTCCGAGATCATGCCTTTTATCGGCAAAGCAGTGGAAACCGAATTGTCAGGCAACGTCATCGATTTGTGTCCTGTCGGCGCATTGACCAGCAAACCGTTCCGCTTCAACGCGCGTACTTGGGAATTGAACCGCCGCAAATCCGTTTCTGCCCATGATGCTTTGGGCAGCAACCTGATTGTGCAAACCAAAGACCATACCGTCCGCCGTGTGTTGCCGCTGGAAAACGAAGCCATCAACGAATGCTGGCTGTCCGACCGCGACCGTTTCGCCTACGAAGGCCTGTATCACGAAAGCCGTCTGAAAAACCCGAAAATCAAACAGGGCGGCGAGTGGATGGACGTAGATTGGAAAACCGCACTGGAATATGTCCGCAGCGCGATTGAATGTATCGCCAAAGACGGCAACCAAAACCAAGTCGGCATTTGGGCGAACCCGATGAATACGGTTGAAGAGCTGTATCTGGCCAAAAAACTTGCCGACGGCTTGGGTGTTAAAAACTTTGCCACCCGTTTGCGCCAACAAGACAAACGTCTTTCAGACGGCCTTAAAGGTGCGCAATGGTTGGGACAAAGCATTGAATCTTTGGCTGACAACGATGCCGTATTGGTAGTCGGCGCGAACTTGCGCAAAGAACAGCCGCTCCTGACCGCCCGCCTGCGCCGCGCCGCCAAAGACCGTATGGCCTTGAGCGTATTGTCCAGCAGTAAAGAAGAATTGTTTATGCCGCTTCTGTCTCAAGAAGCCGCACATCCCGACGAGTGGGCAGGCCGTCTGAAAAACCTGTCTGTTAATGCGGAACACGCCGTTACCGCCAGCCTGAAAAACGCTGAAAAAGCAGCGGTGATTTTGGGCGCGGAAGTGCAAAACCATCCTGATTACGCCGCCATTTATGCCGCCGCGCAAGAGCTGGCAGACGCGACCGGCGCAGTGCTGGGCATTTTGCCGCAAGCCGCCAACAGCGTTGGTGCGGATGTTTTGAATGTAAACTCCGGTGAGAGCGTTACCGAAATGGCAAACGCGCCGAAACAGGCAGTCTTGTTGCTCAACGTCGAGCCTGAAATCGATACGGCGGACGGCGCAAAAGCCGTAGCCGCGTTGAAACAGGCGAAAAGCGTGATGGCGTTTACACCGTTTGTCAGCGAAACGCTGCTGGACGTGTGCGACGTATTGTTGCCGATTGCGCCGTTTACCGAAACATCAGGCAGCTTCATCAATATGGAAGGCCGTCTGCAATCTTTCCACGGCGTGGTACAAGGCTTCGGCGATTCGCGTCCGATGTGGAAAGTGTTGCGCGTATTGGGCAACCTGTTTGACCTGAAAGGTTTTGAATACCACGATACCGCTGCGATTCTGAAAGATGCGCTGGATGTAGAAAGTCTGCCGTCCAAACTGGACAACCGCAGCACATGGACAGAGGAGGGCATTCAGACGGCCTCAGACCGCCTCGTCCGTGTCGGCGGCGTCGGTATTTATCACACTGATTCTATCGTACGCCGTTCCGCACCGTTGCAAGAAACCAGCCATGCCGCCGTGCCTGCTGCGCGTGTAAATCCAAACACTTTGGCACGCTTGGGCCTGCAAGACGGACAAACCGCTGTCGCCAAACAAAACGGCGCAAGCGTATCGGTTGCTGTCAAAGCCGATGCCGGTTTGCCTGAAAACGTGGTGCATCTGCCGCTGCATACCGAAAATGCCGCGCTGGGTGCGTTGATGGACACTATTGAACTGGCGGGAGCTTGA
- the nuoF gene encoding NADH-quinone oxidoreductase subunit NuoF yields the protein MAIYQSGVIFDQVDTANPDCWTLDEYVKRGGYTALRKILSENISQTDVIDEVKTSGLRGRGGAGFPTGLKWSFMPRSFPGEKYVVCNTDEGEPGTFKDRDIIMFNPHALIEGMIIAGYAMGAKAGYNYIHGEIFEGYQRFEAALEQARAAGFLGKNILGSDFEFELFAHHGYGAYICGEETALLESLEGKKGQPRFKPPFPASFGLYGKPTTINNTETFSSVPFIIRDGGQAFADKGIPNAGGTKLFCISGHVERPGNYEVPLGTPFAEVLKMAGGMRGGKKLKAVIPGGSSAPVLPADIMMQTNMDYDSISKAGSMLGSGAIIVMDEDVCMVKALERLSYFYYDESCGQCTPCREGTGWLYRIVHRIVEGKGRMEDLDLLDSIGNQMAGRTICALADAAVFPVRSFTKHFRDEFVHYIEHGGPMKPNKWC from the coding sequence ATGGCTATTTACCAATCAGGCGTGATTTTTGACCAAGTGGATACCGCCAATCCCGATTGCTGGACATTGGACGAATACGTCAAACGTGGCGGCTATACCGCCCTGCGTAAAATCCTGTCCGAAAACATCTCGCAAACCGATGTGATTGACGAAGTCAAAACCTCCGGCTTGCGCGGTCGTGGTGGTGCGGGCTTCCCGACCGGTTTGAAATGGAGCTTTATGCCCCGTTCCTTCCCGGGCGAAAAATATGTGGTTTGCAACACCGACGAAGGCGAGCCGGGTACATTTAAAGACCGCGACATCATTATGTTCAATCCTCATGCCCTGATTGAAGGCATGATTATTGCCGGTTACGCGATGGGCGCGAAAGCCGGCTACAACTATATCCACGGCGAAATTTTCGAAGGCTACCAACGTTTTGAAGCTGCTTTGGAGCAGGCGCGTGCCGCAGGCTTTTTGGGTAAAAATATTTTGGGTTCGGATTTTGAATTTGAACTCTTTGCCCACCATGGCTACGGCGCATATATTTGCGGCGAAGAAACCGCATTGCTCGAATCGTTGGAAGGCAAAAAAGGCCAGCCGCGCTTTAAGCCGCCATTCCCTGCTTCATTCGGCCTGTACGGCAAACCGACTACCATCAACAATACCGAAACGTTCTCCTCCGTCCCCTTCATTATCCGTGACGGCGGACAGGCATTTGCCGATAAAGGTATTCCGAATGCAGGCGGTACTAAATTGTTCTGTATTTCCGGTCATGTCGAGCGTCCGGGCAACTATGAAGTGCCATTGGGTACGCCGTTTGCTGAAGTCTTGAAAATGGCGGGTGGTATGCGCGGCGGTAAAAAACTTAAAGCCGTTATTCCCGGTGGTTCGTCCGCGCCCGTGTTGCCTGCCGATATCATGATGCAGACCAATATGGACTATGACTCGATTTCCAAAGCCGGCTCGATGCTGGGTTCCGGCGCGATTATCGTCATGGACGAAGACGTGTGCATGGTTAAAGCCCTTGAGCGCCTGAGCTACTTCTACTACGACGAGTCTTGCGGCCAATGTACGCCTTGCCGAGAAGGTACGGGCTGGCTCTACCGCATCGTCCACCGCATCGTAGAAGGCAAAGGCCGCATGGAAGACTTGGATTTGTTGGATTCTATCGGTAATCAAATGGCAGGCCGCACTATCTGCGCCCTTGCCGATGCCGCCGTCTTCCCTGTCCGCAGCTTTACCAAGCATTTCCGTGATGAGTTTGTGCATTACATCGAACACGGCGGACCGATGAAACCGAATAAGTGGTGCTAA
- a CDS encoding NuoB/complex I 20 kDa subunit family protein produces the protein MGIEGVLKKGFITTSADTVLNYMRTGSLWPVTFGLACCAVEMMHAGMARYDLDRFGIIFRPSPRQADLMIVAGTLTNKMAPALRRVYDQLAEPRWVLSMGSCANGGGYYHYSYSVVRGADRVVPVDVYVPGCPPTAEALIYGLIQLQQKIKRTSTIARDE, from the coding sequence ATGGGAATAGAAGGCGTTTTGAAAAAAGGTTTCATCACCACCAGCGCGGATACGGTGCTGAACTATATGCGTACCGGTTCGCTGTGGCCGGTTACTTTCGGCTTGGCCTGCTGCGCCGTGGAAATGATGCATGCGGGTATGGCGCGTTATGACCTTGACCGTTTCGGCATCATTTTCCGTCCGTCCCCCCGTCAGGCCGACCTGATGATTGTGGCAGGTACGCTGACCAACAAAATGGCGCCCGCCCTGCGCCGCGTATACGACCAGCTCGCCGAGCCGCGCTGGGTATTGTCTATGGGCTCGTGTGCCAACGGTGGCGGCTATTACCACTATTCTTATTCCGTTGTGCGCGGTGCCGACCGCGTCGTGCCAGTAGACGTTTATGTGCCGGGTTGTCCGCCGACTGCGGAAGCCCTGATTTACGGCCTGATTCAGCTCCAACAAAAAATCAAGCGCACTTCCACCATCGCGCGTGACGAGTAA
- a CDS encoding NADH-quinone oxidoreductase subunit C — translation MASIQNLYETVVGVLGDQASKVISALGEITVECLPEHYISVMTALRDHEELHFELLVDLCGVDYSTYKNEVWQGKRFAVVSQLLSVKNNQRIRVRVWVSDDDFPIVESVVDIYNSADWYEREAFDMYGIMFNNHPDLRRILTDYGFVGHPFRKDFPISGYVEMRYDEEQKRVIYQPVTIEPREITPRIVREENYGGQ, via the coding sequence ATGGCAAGCATTCAAAACTTATACGAGACCGTCGTCGGCGTGCTTGGCGATCAGGCAAGCAAAGTCATTTCAGCTTTGGGCGAGATTACCGTCGAGTGTCTGCCCGAGCACTATATTTCAGTCATGACCGCATTGCGCGACCATGAAGAGTTGCATTTCGAGCTTCTGGTCGACTTGTGCGGTGTCGATTACAGCACTTACAAAAACGAAGTATGGCAGGGCAAGCGCTTTGCCGTCGTCAGTCAGCTGCTTTCCGTTAAAAACAATCAACGCATCCGCGTACGAGTCTGGGTTTCAGACGACGACTTCCCCATAGTCGAATCCGTAGTCGATATTTACAACAGCGCGGATTGGTACGAACGCGAAGCTTTCGATATGTACGGCATCATGTTCAACAACCATCCGGACCTGCGCCGCATCCTGACCGATTACGGTTTCGTTGGACATCCGTTCCGCAAAGACTTCCCGATTTCCGGCTATGTGGAAATGCGTTACGACGAAGAGCAAAAACGCGTGATTTACCAACCTGTTACCATTGAGCCGCGCGAGATCACGCCGCGTATCGTCCGTGAGGAGAACTACGGTGGCCAATAA
- a CDS encoding NADH-quinone oxidoreductase subunit A encodes MLASYFPVLVFILVGLAAGVLFILLGTILGPKRHYAEKDAAYECGFEAFENARMKFDVRYYLVAILFILFDLEVAFMLPWAVVFKDLGAYGFWSMLVFIVVLTVGFIYEWKKGALEWE; translated from the coding sequence ATGTTGGCCAGTTACTTTCCCGTCCTCGTATTCATCCTCGTCGGCCTTGCGGCCGGCGTACTGTTTATTCTGCTCGGCACAATTTTAGGCCCGAAACGTCACTATGCCGAAAAAGACGCGGCTTACGAATGCGGTTTTGAAGCCTTTGAAAACGCAAGGATGAAGTTCGACGTGCGCTATTACCTCGTCGCCATCCTCTTTATCCTGTTTGATTTGGAGGTCGCGTTCATGTTGCCGTGGGCAGTCGTGTTCAAAGATTTGGGCGCGTACGGCTTCTGGTCTATGCTGGTGTTTATCGTCGTTCTGACGGTAGGCTTTATTTACGAATGGAAAAAAGGTGCGCTGGAATGGGAATAG
- the prfB gene encoding peptide chain release factor 2 produces MEAEVINQLNNTLNDLEKRSEDIRVYMDYQGKKDRLEEVVGLSEDPELWNDPKRAQEIGKERKILEGIVVTLDNIATGIEDNRMLIEMAVEENDEEGFAAVQEDVAGLEKQMADLEFKRMFNQPADPNNCFIDITAGAGGTEAEDWAGMLFRMYSRYAERKGFKIEILEEDDGEIAGINRATIRVEGEYAYGLLRTETGVHRLVRYSPFDSNNKRHTSFSSVFVYPEIDDSIEIEINPADLRIDTYRASGAGGQHINKTDSAVRITHEPTGIVVQCQNDRSQHANKAAAMEMLKSKLYELEMRKRNEEKQALEEGKSDVGWGSQIRSYVLDSSRIKDLRTGYEVGNTKAVLDGDLDGFIEASLKQGV; encoded by the coding sequence ATGGAAGCCGAAGTAATCAACCAGCTTAACAACACCCTAAACGACTTGGAGAAGCGCAGCGAAGACATCCGCGTCTATATGGACTACCAAGGCAAAAAAGACCGCCTTGAAGAAGTCGTCGGCCTCTCCGAAGACCCGGAACTCTGGAACGACCCCAAACGCGCCCAAGAAATCGGCAAAGAGCGCAAAATCCTCGAAGGCATCGTGGTGACCCTCGACAACATCGCCACAGGCATCGAAGACAACCGTATGTTGATCGAAATGGCTGTTGAAGAAAACGACGAAGAAGGTTTCGCAGCTGTACAGGAAGACGTGGCCGGTTTGGAAAAACAAATGGCCGACCTCGAATTCAAACGAATGTTCAACCAGCCTGCCGACCCGAACAACTGCTTTATCGACATTACCGCAGGCGCAGGCGGTACGGAAGCCGAAGACTGGGCAGGCATGCTGTTCCGCATGTACAGCCGTTACGCCGAGCGCAAAGGCTTCAAAATCGAAATCCTTGAGGAAGACGACGGCGAAATCGCAGGTATCAACCGCGCCACCATCCGTGTGGAAGGCGAATACGCCTACGGCCTGCTGCGTACCGAAACCGGCGTTCACCGCTTGGTTCGCTATTCGCCGTTTGACTCCAACAACAAACGCCACACGTCGTTCTCGTCCGTGTTCGTTTACCCCGAAATCGACGACTCCATCGAAATCGAAATCAACCCGGCCGATTTGCGTATCGACACTTACCGCGCATCCGGTGCCGGCGGTCAGCACATTAACAAAACTGACTCCGCCGTGCGTATTACCCACGAGCCGACAGGGATTGTGGTTCAATGTCAAAACGACCGTTCTCAACACGCCAACAAAGCCGCCGCGATGGAAATGTTGAAATCCAAACTGTACGAATTGGAAATGCGCAAACGCAATGAAGAGAAGCAGGCGTTGGAAGAAGGCAAGTCCGATGTGGGTTGGGGCAGCCAAATCCGTTCGTACGTCTTGGACTCCTCACGCATCAAAGACTTGCGTACAGGCTACGAAGTCGGCAACACCAAAGCCGTATTGGACGGCGACTTGGACGGCTTCATCGAAGCCAGCCTGAAACAAGGTGTGTAA